TACATTTGATTATACAGCCAAACCCAGTGAAATTGTGTTGGAGTGCAAAATGTATTACGACACGATATACtatgcaattttttttaccaacCGCGTATAACGCATACGGCGTAATAAGCCGTTACCATATcgttatttaaaagttttaattAGAAAACAGCGTAATATAACGGATATGCACAAAATGCGTTAGCATTGAAAGCTAATGAGGTCTTGTGTCTCCACACTCGAAATTGCGGGGCTTGACTAAATTCAAGAACAACAAAGAGAAATGCCTGCTACATAAGGGATTTTGCCTGTGAAATGTGCGCAGCAGATAAATGTAGATCAcggaaaaaatttaaagtagCACTTGGATAGTATGATGCGTTTACAAGGAAGTTGCTCAAACAGCAGAATGTCTGGCTGTAAACAGGAAAATGTCGCAGGGGGCGAAGTGATAAAACTCAGGGTTTCATGAagtaaaaagttttgaaattttttactaagGTCCAGAGTTGGCtgtttttgtaaatttttaatcaaGTTTGCATGATTGCTAAGTAAAAGTTGAATGTCCTAATTTGCTCGTCCGAATgtgctcttttttttttttcagcgCACTCGTTAGACAGATAAAGTGAATGTTTTGCTAGGCCATTTTCTCGTTCTATTTTGCCTCGATTGAAACGTGGTATGTTTGCAGCTAAAAGGTATGTACAGTTAAGCCCAGTGGAGACAAAGATGAAAAGGAAGTAAAGCGAACTATGAAGCGAAACtataaagcaaaaacagCTAGGTCGGGGAAAATTTCTACAAGAATTGCTTAAgttctaaaaatttaagtgTTTACTTTTAGCAAGAATAAATGTGttttcctttattttattttgtattttttttttctttttttttgggggGGGGGTAGATGGGGTGCAGCGACTCTTTTAGCAAAAGCTGCGTCCACCCATAAGTGCGAAAAGACCACGTCTGTCTTTATTTGGCGTTGTCGCTATTGATTTGAATATTGGCAATAACTATAACGCTTATGCCAAAGAGAAACAAGTCGGTATAAAAACAGGTTGATATTTTAAAGCGCGATTTATTAATGTAGTTGTTAAATAATGCAGTATGGTACAGGAAAGGAATAGAGAGCAaggtaaagaaaagaagtgATGAAGGAGGGAggtaagaaaaaaagaaatctcatattgattttttttaaaggtaTTAAAGAGTATATTTAGAATGTTTggataaaatatatatctcATGCGTCCATATTCCTTCAGTCATTCATTCCTTCATTTATATACCTCTAcatctctttttttctttcttttcttttttgttttcttcattttcattttcatttttctctttctttccttaccttttttttattcttttgattAGTTcctttgtttgtttacatgcGCTTGCATCTTACTTTGTCCCTCTCCTACCCCTCCAATCTCATAGTACAACTACTTACTCTCTATGCTCTCTCTCACATCCTTTGTATGCTTACACTCTCTCCCCGTCGCCCCTACGTATTACCTGCAACCTAGTTATCAAATTATCCTTCCATTACCCGGAGCTTCTACATCATCCGTTGTCAACACATTGGCCAGATCCCGCTCTCTCCTCCTAATTCGTTTCTAAAATCGTCCACATCGTCTATCTATGATAACATCGGTCTCCAAGCATTAGGGGCCTTATCTTAGATAAAATAGCAATCACTCGTCCTTTTATCAGGAGCGTGGTAGCCGAGGCCTTTTCTTGGCCAATGAAAAGTCATCATCAGTCATAGACTATGAAAAGGAATGCTACCACCCTTATCATTGGTGGTTGTTTTTGATACTGTTTAAGCGAggttatttattattacgTAGGTGCATTGATTGTTATTTGTTTAGAGTGGACATTACTGGTgttgttaataaaatgcGTATTTGCGTTAATGCAGGTGGAGCatgaagaaaattgaatttatccTTTACCAAATTCAACATTACTACTCTCTTATTCCTTCTTCCTTCTTCCTCTTTCCATCTTCATTCCCATACCCTACATCCATCCTTGATTTCCATCATTCCATACATTAGATACGTACATCTATCTAGTTAGTTACATTAGCCATACACTACACTACATACACCCCATTGATCAACTCTTTccattccatttttttctttaccgGATCGTGATTTGTGTATTGTCGATTCATCGTGTATTAACATCATCCATTTCAATCTCACTATAAACTGGTTGCCTTTTAGTTTGTTTTTGGCCCGAGATATtggttttctttctttgcTCTACTTCCCCCTTGCTTCCATCCATCCCTTACAACTTTGGTCTTTTTTGTCGCTTGTTACCTATGGCCCTAtcgctttttcttttccagCATATATTGtgatttggtttttttttctttcactGACAGTCCTCTTTCAACGAATCCCTCTTTATAAGGCCTTgtattcttcttcttcttcttctccttctcCATTAAACTTTGTTGCTAATCGATCCCCTCAAATCGTCGTCCAATCTTggtttgaaaaattttttattacaattattatttttgtttcgtTACGAACTTGGCTAATCAGCTAGTTACGAGCTCGTCTGTTctactctttttttttccgcttttttcttttttcccCTTTTCATCTTTCATCCTTTGCTTTCTTCCATGTAAGccatatatatttattttctgctaaaaaaatattctaCTTATCTATCTGTCTGTGAATCAATCTTTGTCTACAAagtttgaattttttctttttgtgtCAACTCCCAATCACCCATTTTTGTTCCATTGTCGTTCCCTCTTTTGCTATATCTTTTGCTAGGCTTTGCCGTAAGTCTTTTGGCATTGTAGCGCAGTTAACGATTTGAAAAGCGTAGCAACAATTATTTGAATTCATAACtcattttttccattttttgaataggAATATTCATTACAACATACTCGCGATTGTTTGTTTCCCCTTGTTCTCtgaaaaacattttattttttaacccTCAATTCCTAATTTctgtttgaaaaatcaatagtCTACGAAGATAAACGTGTCgcttactttttttttcttttttgtatattttcGTCTCTTCATTCAACACTCTCAATTTGGTTGAATAATCTATTGGGATCGAACTAAAAATCGCGTCGGATTCCAAATCTTTCGCTTTGTAAATCTGTTTTCATTGCTTACGCTACATTtactattgttttttaattgctttgttcctttttttttctttgcaccttaacttttatttttggctTTCTACCACTTTAAATGTGTAAATAGGtttttcctcttccttttcttttttataatcaCCTATCTCTTCCTTCtcactattttttttgtatcgTGTTGTGAACTGGAATACGTGTATCTTCCCatctttctttctcttaaaaaaaattggtcATATATCACATTTTTGTTCCTTGACCATTTTCCTCTCTTGCTTAATCCGAAAACgactatttaaaaataagcaatatatttaaatatctGGTTATTATTAGGTTTCGTTTTAtacttcaaaatatttatttagtttGATTCTTGATCCCACTGCCTTCTgaatctttatttattgcttttcttcaaagcTATGAACGCTCAACCCTTTCATAACAACACTTCAGATGTGCAATCCTTTCAGGACATTATAAGCAATTCCTATCAAAAACCTTTGAGCTTAGTTGACAGTACTGATCGTGCACTACCGGATTCTTCTCTTTCAAGCTTATCACGATCTACCTTTCAATTTCACAAGCATCACCTTTCTGGCAATGAGAATCCTCAGCCCTCTTCCGAAAGCCCCTACTTCACTAACAATGAACGTTTGAATTCCTCTAGTTTCCCTCAAATCCATGATAATCAATTATCTCCATCTTTTAACACTTCTTATCAAGCCATTCCTTCCTCCTCCTCTAATCGATCCCGTGGTGGTCCTTACACCCCAAGCATTCGAGATGACTCTCTTCTAGCTTTACTCAGTTTCTCCTCGAATCATCGTCTGCATTCTATGCCCTCTCAACTTCAGCCTTTTAATAATGCATCATCATACACTACTCCAATGGCCCCTTTTACGGCATCCTTTTCTAACAAGGTTTCTCATTCTGCTTACCCCACAAGGAGGCTACCTAGTCAGGCAAAAAAAACATCGGCAATAGAGAGAGTTCCGGTCAATCTCAATTTCCTACAGTCGGACAACTTGGTTGTGCAGTCATCGCCGCAAacgaattttgaaaactttgaGTTTCCGAAAAAGATTCCatcaaaagaagatttgGAAACTCGTGAAGTGTTATTACTCCCTCCGCAAACGTCTAAACtctcaaacaaaaatttggacaccaaaagttttaccgatgttaacaaaatttcccAACAAGGATTTGTGGAAATCAgttcaaattcttcaaaagtTACCCCCAATACAAGCTTGCATCAATCCTTTGGCATAGCAAGCTCCTCTTCCAATAATTATATGCAGACATCGTCTGAACTTACCTCTTCTACCGAGAAGATGAATGGATCGCATCCTTTGCAATTGTCGAATAAGTCATTATTGTCGATCCATCTTATGCAGTCTAAAAACCAAGGTCATGTTTCGATGACAGGTTCAGATAAACTCTCTTCTCATGTACAGTCCGAAACCGAGAATGCTCCTGTAAGTAAACCAAGTAAACCAAATACTTTGactgaagatgaaaaacCTTTACAGTCTACGAAGCTCCCTGGAAATTCTCTTACTGTTGGTGAATTATACCAAGAACCCAAAAGTATCCAGCTGCCCGAATTGTCTGTTTCACGGACTACTTATTCGGCTCAATCCTCTTCTGTCAAAAATTGCAACGAACGCATTCCCTCTGCTAAAGCtctaaaaaagcaaaagcattTAGTTCCGgaaaacaaatcaaaattgCAATATGTATGgcagaaaaaagaaagccTCCCTTATGCTAACCTTACTTCCGCAAGTAATACGCACTTTTTTCTGTCGGAAAACCAGAACGACACTTCTGAACGGTTGACCCGTACTTTGAGAAAAAGCACAAAAAACTATACGTTTGGCTCTTATATATTGGGAAGGACAATCGGTACCGGCGAGTTTGGAAAGGTTAAACTTGGCTGGCCTTTACCAAAAGCCAATTCTACTATTCACCGCTCAACACCGCAAGttgtaattaaaatagTTTTGTCTACGAAGCAAAACTGTCAAACAAGCCGATTGATGCGAGAGGTGGCCATTTTAAAAGGTTTGGGTAATAATCACCCCCatattgtaaaatatttggattttgtaaaaactAAACATCATTTTGGTATAGTACTAGACTATGTTAATGGTGGTGAACTTTTTGATTATATACTGGCGCGCCGAAGACTTGAAGATTCGGTTGCTTGCCGACTGTTCGCACAATTAATAAGTGGTGTTGCCTATTTACATTCTCGAGGAGTGGTACATAGAGATCTGAAGTTGGAGAATATATTGCTAGATACTAATCGAAATATCGTAATTGCGGATTTCGGCTTTGCGACTACTTTTGGGCACTTTAATACTCTCAGTGAACACTCATTGCCCACGGAAAAGCCAGATTTATTTAGTACATCATGTGGATCGCCTTGTTATGCGGCCCCTGAATTAGTGAATTGCAAGTCTGGAATGTATGCTGGCACACAAGCAGATATTTGGAGTTGCGGTGTCATTTTATATGCAATGTTGGCTGGGTATCTACCATTTGACGATGATCCACACAATCCAAATGGAGAAAATGTCCCTCGACTCTATCGGTATATTTGCAGTACTCCTTTAATATTTCCGGAGttctttaaaagcaaagctCGCGAcattcttaaaaaaattttagttcCTGATCCAGCAAAACGTGTCCGAATGTCAGCAATTATGAATCACGCATATCTCCGGTCTCATGTGTCTCTATTTGAAACGTATAACGATGATGAAGCGACCTCACTGCGTCCGTCTCCCATCCGTTTGCTTTCTCAAAAATCTTTAGCTAGTGTTTCTTCAGTTTCGTCAATCAGCACTTACTCTTCTTCCATTGAATTGACTCCTCAGATCACAAAAACTTCATTAAATCGAGAAAAACCGGCATTACATGGCAGCATCAATCTTAAACACTCAACGAGGCCGGTTGTACCAATTGCAGATGGTATCTATGCTTCTACTACTCTTCATCCAATCGATAATGCTAAAAACCGCTTGGTTTCTTTACTGCGCCGTCCCAAGCATAAGGTTAAGCATGCCAAAGTTGAAACACGTGAATCTCCTATGAAAAATAAGCCAACTAAGAAACAACACAAGCGTGCATTTAGCATGTTTGAGAGGCCCACTTCTCAGAAAGCCCCATTGTCACCAGTAGAAAGCAAGATTAACCTTATGGTTGCTCCTAAACGTGTATTAAATTGTGCTTCAGATTCTTTAAGAGCTTTATTAGCAGGAAAGACGGATAAATCTTTTTGGGGTTCACGTATACCATTcttgtttaataaattgaaatcCAAACAGAAGGCTGTATCCAGCTCCTTCAATACGGAAAActcatttttaattcttcaaGCAGTTTCGCCTTTAACTTTTGGAGGTTGtttcaaagaagaaaacgCGTATGGGCAGAAGAAGCAGCACATGAGACACGCTACcgttttttaatgtttgCGTTACGATATTGTATATCTCAACAATGCATGATAATTATCAAACTGCCTGTTTCCTAtattagttttttaaaaagatggCTCTTCGACTTTTTCTTAAGAAAAGCGGTTTATATGGTTATCAATTATTAAAGCTTGAATTGATTGTTTGACAATGTTGAACAATGGGTTTCCTAAAAAAAGACGCTTTAGCTGATTTTTATCGTTTATCAGCGTGTATATTACTTGCCTTGTACTTTACAGTTTCCgcttttcatctttattctaactttttattttaatttttaattttttggtacAAGCACCTTTCGTTCTTTAAACTACTTTTAAActattaaatttctttcacTCATATGTCCTTATATCTAATTCACTcgttaataatattttatcattaCCCTTGAGTTATACTTATTAGTAAATAGtgtaatattttaattacaatAAATGGAACGCGTTCTTTTACGCGTCTCTTCTTTAAGCAAGTACATTGCGAGTCTAACACGAACGTAATAAAGAGTTGAGCACCACATTTTGAAATCGCATCTTTCAAGCTTCAATATTGCGAAGTactaattaataaaatcagCCTATGGCTCTTATGGATATAGAGCATTGAAAGTTTACTGCATTTGTCatttatttgttaaatACCCAAGGTGAATAGTACAAAAGCGTGCAAAAGCCAACTTTTGCGATGATAAAGTTACAGTTTCAAAGAAACATTGTCCCAACACATGACAATCCGTTAACGACTTCCGAGATTTTAAAACGACTACGTGATTTACTAGGAGAGCTTACTAGCCTATCCCAAGATACTATCGACCGTGACTCAGTATTGCCAGTAGCACGATCATTAGTAAATAACAATTTGCTCCATCACAAAGATAAAGGGATACGCTCTTATACACTTTGTTGTATTGTTGAATTGCTTCGTTTATGTGCCCCCGATGCGCCCTTCACTTTATCACAATTGGAAGATATTTTCCAAGTAATTCTCAAAATTCTTAGTGGTCTTATGAATCAAGAATCTACTTATTATCCACAAATTTACGAGATATTAGAGAGTTTGTCGAACGTTAAATCTGCAGTTCTAATAGTTGATCTCCCGAATGCTGAAGAATTCTTAGTAAATATCTTTCGTCTCTTCTTTGATTTAGCGAGAAAGGGTACTACCAAGAATGTCGAGTTTTACATGCTTGATATTATTAACCAGTTGATCAATGAGATTAACACCATTCCTGCTGCTGCCTTGAACATACTATTTGCTCAACTAATATCAGGAAAGGGCGTAAGGCAAACAATTGGCTCTTCCGATTCTACTAATCACGGTCCAGCTTTTCAACTAGCgagaaatatttttcatgaCTCAGCAGATCGACTACAAAGATATGTTTGCCAGTATTTCTCAGATATTATATTCGATTCAAGAGATTCGCTTTCTGACTCCATGACTACTCCAGAATTTATATTCTCGCACAATTTAGTTTTACAATTATGGAAATATGCACCAACCACGTTATTGAACATTATTCCACAATTCGAAAATGAATTGCAAGCTGAACAAACTAGTGTGCGACTTGTGGCGATAGAAACTGTTGGTTTGATGCTCCAAGACAACGCCATATGGTCCGATTATCCTAGGGTATGGAGTGCATTTTGTGGTCGGCTCAATGATAAATCAGTTGCATGTCGTATCAAATGCATTGAAGTTGCTTCCAACGCTCTTCAGAATTCATTGGCTACTTCTGAGATAATTGAAAACGTAGTTCAAATGCTTCAATCAAAGTTGGCCGACACGGATGAAAAGGTGCGGGTTGCTACTCTTAAAACGATCGAACAGTTGACTTTCGAAACCTTTAAAATGCAATTTTCAGTACAGGCTTTGAAACTCATGGGTGACCGTTTACGTGATCGTAAACTCAATGTTCGTTTACAAGCAATTCGGACACTAAGTCAAATTTATAATAGAGCATATCAAGACCTTATAGATGGTGTGGAATACTCAATACAGATGTTCAGCTGGATCCCTTCATCTCTTTTGGAAGTATTTTATGTTAATGATGAAACAACTAATGCGGCTGTTGAAATTTGTATGGCTGAACTGGTCCTACAATACCTTAGTTCTGATACGCAAACAAGGTTAAACAGGCTTTTCCTTTCAATAAAGTATTTTAGTGAAAAAGCGATGCGAGTTTTTATTCTACTTTTACAAAGACAAGTTAAGTATTCGGAACTCTTAAATTACTACATTGAGTGCTGCAAAAATTACAATGGAGGTGTTATGGATAATGATGAAGAGTCAATTACCAACAAGCTTAAGAAGGTGATTGATATCATATCATCAAAAAGTTCTAATCCTACATTAACAGAAGCCACTTTCAGAAAATTTGCGGAACTTAATGATCGTCAAAGCTACAAAATGCTTTTACAAACGTTTTCCATTAAAAGTGAATATCaagttgttttaaaaagcataaaatatttatttaaaagggTTTCTGAAACGTTGAGTACCGCAAGTCTTGAATGTTTTAGAATATTCGTTTACCGTTCAGCTCTGtttgcttttaataaaagcaaCGTGCATGAAATaattcaattattaaatgaacCTGTAAAATACCACAATTTCCTTAAGCCGTCGGAGGCTCTTTTACAGCATTTACCGCTAATTCATCCCAACATATATGGAGAGGTTGTTATAGaagttgaaaatattatagtTTCTTCGGGCATTGAATCGGATCCTAAAGTAATTAAAGCTCTTTCCCAATTctccaaaagaaaaaaaaatttttctatacAAACAACAACTGCTGAAATACTACGAAAGTTGTGTCTACATGGAACACAGGAACAAGCCAAACAGGCAGCGACGATTATCGCTATAACGGAGACGAAAGAATTCAAACTCGATATGATAACGAATATCGTGGAAAATTTGGAGTATAATGGAGGACTTCCTGTACGGCTTATGACTTTAGGACAACTATTTCTATACACTTTAGAAGAGGTAGAGAAGGTTGCTGACCAAGTTACAGaatttttagtaaaaaaagttatacAGCGCTTTCCTGAAAAATATGATGATACGCATAATGATGAGGAATGGTGTACTTACGAAAAATTAGATAATCTTACCATGTGCAAAGTTTTAGCAATTAGGGTTTTGGTTAATCGACTGAGGGCGGCGGCAGGAGGAACCGAAGCGTTAAATATTGGAGCTCCTATCATTAAGCTATTGAAAGTATTGTTAATGGCTGACGGTGAATTAAGTCCGTTCAAGAATACTCCCAAAATTTCTCGTGCTTATTTACGTCTCACTGCtagcaaatattttttaaagttatGTTCCATTCCTTTTTATGCGGAACATATAGATTTTAGTTCTTACGTTCAAATCTCCTTATTATGCCaagatgaaaattttgacgtgagaaatttatttttgacGAAGCTTCAGAAGCAGCTGCAACTTAAAAAGTTGCCAATTAGTT
This portion of the Schizosaccharomyces pombe strain 972h- genome assembly, chromosome: I genome encodes:
- the ppk1 gene encoding serine/threonine protein kinase Ppk1 produces the protein MNAQPFHNNTSDVQSFQDIISNSYQKPLSLVDSTDRALPDSSLSSLSRSTFQFHKHHLSGNENPQPSSESPYFTNNERLNSSSFPQIHDNQLSPSFNTSYQAIPSSSSNRSRGGPYTPSIRDDSLLALLSFSSNHRLHSMPSQLQPFNNASSYTTPMAPFTASFSNKVSHSAYPTRRLPSQAKKTSAIERVPVNLNFLQSDNLVVQSSPQTNFENFEFPKKIPSKEDLETREVLLLPPQTSKLSNKNLDTKSFTDVNKISQQGFVEISSNSSKVTPNTSLHQSFGIASSSSNNYMQTSSELTSSTEKMNGSHPLQLSNKSLLSIHLMQSKNQGHVSMTGSDKLSSHVQSETENAPVSKPSKPNTLTEDEKPLQSTKLPGNSLTVGELYQEPKSIQLPELSVSRTTYSAQSSSVKNCNERIPSAKALKKQKHLVPENKSKLQYVWQKKESLPYANLTSASNTHFFLSENQNDTSERLTRTLRKSTKNYTFGSYILGRTIGTGEFGKVKLGWPLPKANSTIHRSTPQVVIKIVLSTKQNCQTSRLMREVAILKGLGNNHPHIVKYLDFVKTKHHFGIVLDYVNGGELFDYILARRRLEDSVACRLFAQLISGVAYLHSRGVVHRDLKLENILLDTNRNIVIADFGFATTFGHFNTLSEHSLPTEKPDLFSTSCGSPCYAAPELVNCKSGMYAGTQADIWSCGVILYAMLAGYLPFDDDPHNPNGENVPRLYRYICSTPLIFPEFFKSKARDILKKILVPDPAKRVRMSAIMNHAYLRSHVSLFETYNDDEATSLRPSPIRLLSQKSLASVSSVSSISTYSSSIELTPQITKTSLNREKPALHGSINLKHSTRPVVPIADGIYASTTLHPIDNAKNRLVSLLRRPKHKVKHAKVETRESPMKNKPTKKQHKRAFSMFERPTSQKAPLSPVESKINLMVAPKRVLNCASDSLRALLAGKTDKSFWGSRIPFLFNKLKSKQKAVSSSFNTENSFLILQAVSPLTFGGCFKEENAYGQKKQHMRHATVF
- the pds5 gene encoding mitotic and meiotic cohesin loader subunit Pds5; amino-acid sequence: MIKLQFQRNIVPTHDNPLTTSEILKRLRDLLGELTSLSQDTIDRDSVLPVARSLVNNNLLHHKDKGIRSYTLCCIVELLRLCAPDAPFTLSQLEDIFQVILKILSGLMNQESTYYPQIYEILESLSNVKSAVLIVDLPNAEEFLVNIFRLFFDLARKGTTKNVEFYMLDIINQLINEINTIPAAALNILFAQLISGKGVRQTIGSSDSTNHGPAFQLARNIFHDSADRLQRYVCQYFSDIIFDSRDSLSDSMTTPEFIFSHNLVLQLWKYAPTTLLNIIPQFENELQAEQTSVRLVAIETVGLMLQDNAIWSDYPRVWSAFCGRLNDKSVACRIKCIEVASNALQNSLATSEIIENVVQMLQSKLADTDEKVRVATLKTIEQLTFETFKMQFSVQALKLMGDRLRDRKLNVRLQAIRTLSQIYNRAYQDLIDGVEYSIQMFSWIPSSLLEVFYVNDETTNAAVEICMAELVLQYLSSDTQTRLNRLFLSIKYFSEKAMRVFILLLQRQVKYSELLNYYIECCKNYNGGVMDNDEESITNKLKKVIDIISSKSSNPTLTEATFRKFAELNDRQSYKMLLQTFSIKSEYQVVLKSIKYLFKRVSETLSTASLECFRIFVYRSALFAFNKSNVHEIIQLLNEPVKYHNFLKPSEALLQHLPLIHPNIYGEVVIEVENIIVSSGIESDPKVIKALSQFSKRKKNFSIQTTTAEILRKLCLHGTQEQAKQAATIIAITETKEFKLDMITNIVENLEYNGGLPVRLMTLGQLFLYTLEEVEKVADQVTEFLVKKVIQRFPEKYDDTHNDEEWCTYEKLDNLTMCKVLAIRVLVNRLRAAAGGTEALNIGAPIIKLLKVLLMADGELSPFKNTPKISRAYLRLTASKYFLKLCSIPFYAEHIDFSSYVQISLLCQDENFDVRNLFLTKLQKQLQLKKLPISYYPLLFLTAVDPEEEIKTKASIWIRSQVAFFQKTHDFTMEYVATYLIHLLSHHPDISSIESENSLDFIAYIRFYVDTVVNSENVPIVFHLMQRIKQSYDVIEDGNNYIYVLSDMAQKILQVKSQNFGWSLTTYPKQIKLPYEILRPIPSIDEKKRIFNKIFITPKMESQIEHAIRTPVSSFAKQTTNKHANLKQKKTHSSKSDKKSSRRRKNEKRRKLNEQNPNIRNVPERSSSRFQGIRINYSEAPSSSEEISEEEEEISEEDFDEIEDL